A genomic segment from Stenotrophomonas maltophilia encodes:
- the recC gene encoding exodeoxyribonuclease V subunit gamma has protein sequence MMSDPGSDFRLYHSNSLDVLAALLARNVRAPVPGQPLLAPEVVLIPQVAMRRWLQATLAAEYGVAANLEFLTPGEFVARALNANVPGERDDLDAAGLHWKLYQALRDPALLAQPPMRALQSYLAGGDALKPWALAGELASVFEKYQAWRRDWLLRWEAGADPADPQAILWRTIAGGHDYRARRIQAYLDRFEGAGQPLPQGLPPRISAFATLNISPDVLRVMATQARVGELHFYMPTPVQSYWGDLQTLAERLRSGAPDPFGEAAGENRLLEAWGAAGRDFMAVLGSYEVVHPAGEIAAYSDPEDDTRPTLAEGGLSDSLLHRLQRDLFHRRALPSGELRDGLRSDDPSLQVHACHTRLRELQVLHDQLRSLLQDPRFDPPLQAREIAVLAPDIDPYVPYLEAVFGGRGGEDEHIPYALADSSPLAGEPLADVFVHLLGLPVSRFGLNEVLDLLASAPLAEAAGLEAVDFDRLHGWLQQAGARWGLDAKHRNQHQAPADDAYTWQFALDRLVLGHATGSEADLAGVAPWIELEGGALEALDRLLRLLRVLAVYQRRLGELLTPAQWRQRLLSLLDALLPDAPSSPNSQRALERLRKLLNQFADDAAKAGFEDGVPPEVVRSHFAGALGEADTRAPLLTGGISFGRMVPMRLLPFRVICVLGLNDGDFPRRDPAAGLNQLTAELDTPRRRPGDRSTREDDRFLFLQLFAAAQEVFYLSYLGADPRDGSVREPSVLVSELIDAAAAYHLDPPAAVRDFTVRHALQPFSPAAFGDGDPRRFSYRRQWHPAAGRLTGQRGGLQPWFDAPLPPPLDDAVEDEVTLDTLRRFLCDPAGQFLAQSLGLRLADAAEEVDDLEPLVLSSRGPEKRSVQAAVVRATLSGDTEPLYPRLRARGLLPSGPLGERQFEVEQLKTRPYASALLGWMQGEPLESRRYEVEIDGVRLHGRVADRHPEGLVRLRASTLNGNAVIRQGLDWLLANAAGDALPLVQFHDGGDAGPGPHVLPALSASAARAALRALLQLRQRGLREPLRFAPYTGWVLYNAPTEKQRSEGWKQWHGSDRSWGESSSDAWQLLLRGADPFATDASYADLLRNSQVVFSALREGRAFGVDVSQGRGT, from the coding sequence ATGATGAGTGACCCGGGCAGCGATTTCCGCCTCTACCATTCCAACTCCCTGGACGTGCTGGCCGCGCTGCTGGCGCGCAACGTGCGTGCGCCGGTTCCGGGCCAGCCGTTGCTCGCGCCGGAGGTGGTGCTGATCCCGCAGGTGGCGATGCGGCGTTGGCTGCAAGCGACACTCGCTGCCGAATATGGCGTGGCCGCCAACCTTGAGTTCCTGACCCCGGGCGAGTTCGTTGCCCGGGCGCTCAACGCCAATGTGCCGGGTGAACGCGACGACCTGGACGCGGCCGGCCTGCACTGGAAGCTGTATCAGGCACTGCGCGACCCGGCGCTGCTGGCACAGCCACCGATGCGTGCGCTGCAGTCCTATCTTGCCGGCGGCGATGCGCTGAAGCCGTGGGCACTGGCCGGTGAACTGGCATCGGTGTTCGAGAAGTACCAGGCCTGGCGCCGCGACTGGCTGCTGCGCTGGGAGGCCGGCGCCGACCCGGCCGACCCGCAGGCGATCCTGTGGCGCACCATCGCCGGTGGCCATGACTACCGCGCCCGCCGCATCCAGGCCTACCTGGATCGCTTCGAGGGCGCTGGCCAGCCGTTGCCACAGGGCCTGCCGCCGCGCATCTCGGCGTTCGCGACGCTCAACATCTCACCCGACGTGCTGCGGGTGATGGCCACCCAGGCGCGGGTGGGCGAGCTGCACTTCTATATGCCCACCCCCGTGCAGTCGTACTGGGGCGACCTGCAGACCCTGGCCGAGCGCCTGCGCAGCGGTGCACCGGATCCCTTCGGTGAAGCCGCGGGCGAGAACCGGTTGCTGGAAGCCTGGGGCGCTGCGGGGCGCGATTTCATGGCGGTGCTGGGCAGCTACGAGGTGGTGCATCCGGCCGGCGAGATCGCGGCCTATTCCGATCCGGAGGACGACACCCGGCCAACCCTGGCCGAAGGGGGGCTGTCCGACAGCCTGCTGCATCGCCTGCAGCGCGATCTGTTCCACCGCCGCGCACTGCCCTCGGGCGAGCTGCGCGACGGGCTGCGCAGCGACGATCCCAGCCTGCAGGTGCATGCCTGCCATACCCGGCTGCGCGAGCTGCAGGTGCTGCACGATCAGCTGCGCAGCCTGCTGCAGGACCCGCGCTTCGACCCGCCGTTGCAGGCACGCGAGATCGCGGTGCTGGCGCCGGACATCGATCCCTATGTGCCGTACCTGGAAGCGGTGTTCGGCGGCCGCGGGGGCGAGGACGAGCACATTCCCTATGCGCTGGCCGACAGCAGTCCGCTCGCAGGCGAGCCGCTGGCCGACGTGTTCGTGCACCTGCTGGGCCTGCCGGTCTCGCGCTTTGGCCTGAATGAAGTACTGGACCTGCTGGCCAGCGCGCCACTGGCCGAAGCGGCCGGGCTGGAGGCGGTGGACTTCGATCGCCTGCATGGCTGGCTGCAGCAGGCCGGTGCACGCTGGGGCCTGGATGCGAAACACCGCAACCAGCACCAGGCGCCGGCCGACGACGCCTACACCTGGCAGTTCGCACTGGACCGCCTGGTGCTCGGTCACGCGACCGGCAGCGAGGCTGACCTGGCCGGCGTGGCGCCGTGGATCGAACTGGAAGGCGGCGCGCTGGAAGCGCTGGACAGGCTGCTGCGCCTGCTGCGCGTGCTGGCGGTCTACCAGCGTCGCCTCGGCGAGCTGCTTACGCCGGCGCAGTGGCGGCAGCGGCTGCTGTCGCTGCTGGACGCGCTGCTGCCGGACGCACCCAGCTCGCCCAACAGCCAGCGTGCCCTCGAGCGCCTGCGCAAGCTGCTCAACCAGTTCGCCGACGATGCTGCCAAAGCCGGTTTCGAAGACGGTGTGCCACCGGAGGTGGTGCGTTCGCACTTCGCCGGCGCGCTGGGCGAGGCCGATACGCGCGCACCGCTGCTGACCGGTGGCATCAGTTTCGGCCGCATGGTGCCGATGCGCCTGCTGCCGTTCCGGGTGATCTGCGTGCTCGGTCTCAATGATGGCGACTTCCCGCGTCGTGACCCGGCTGCCGGTCTCAACCAGCTCACCGCCGAGTTGGACACACCGCGTCGCCGTCCGGGCGACCGCTCCACCCGCGAGGATGACCGCTTCCTGTTCCTGCAGCTGTTCGCCGCCGCGCAGGAGGTGTTCTACCTCAGCTATCTCGGCGCCGACCCGCGCGATGGCAGCGTGCGCGAGCCGTCGGTGCTGGTCAGCGAACTGATCGATGCCGCCGCCGCGTATCACCTGGATCCGCCTGCGGCGGTCCGCGACTTCACCGTGCGCCATGCATTGCAGCCGTTCTCACCGGCGGCGTTCGGTGATGGCGATCCACGCCGCTTCAGCTATCGGCGGCAGTGGCATCCGGCTGCCGGTCGCCTCACCGGCCAGCGCGGGGGCCTGCAGCCGTGGTTCGACGCACCGTTGCCGCCGCCGCTCGACGATGCGGTGGAAGACGAAGTCACGCTCGATACCCTGCGCCGTTTCCTGTGCGACCCGGCCGGGCAGTTCCTCGCACAGTCGCTGGGCCTGCGCCTGGCCGACGCCGCCGAGGAGGTTGATGACCTGGAACCGCTGGTGCTGTCATCGCGCGGCCCGGAAAAGCGCAGCGTACAGGCGGCGGTGGTGCGTGCCACGCTCAGCGGCGATACCGAGCCGTTGTACCCGCGGCTGCGCGCGCGCGGCCTGCTGCCGTCGGGTCCGTTGGGCGAGCGCCAGTTCGAGGTGGAGCAGTTGAAGACCCGCCCGTATGCCAGTGCATTGCTGGGCTGGATGCAGGGCGAACCGCTGGAGAGCCGTCGTTACGAGGTGGAGATCGACGGCGTGCGCCTGCATGGCCGCGTGGCTGATCGTCATCCCGAAGGCCTGGTGCGCCTGCGCGCCAGTACCCTCAATGGCAATGCGGTGATCCGCCAGGGCCTGGACTGGCTGCTGGCCAACGCTGCCGGCGATGCGTTGCCGCTGGTGCAGTTCCACGATGGCGGTGATGCCGGTCCTGGCCCGCATGTGCTGCCGGCATTGAGCGCCTCCGCTGCACGCGCGGCGCTGCGCGCGCTGCTGCAGCTGCGCCAACGCGGCCTGCGCGAGCCGCTGCGCTTCGCCCCGTATACCGGTTGGGTGCTGTACAACGCGCCGACAGAAAAACAGCGCAGCGAAGGCTGGAAGCAATGGCACGGCAGCGACCGCAGCTGGGGGGAATCCAGCAGCGACGCCTGGCAGCTGCTGCTGCGTGGTGCCGACCCGTTCGCTACCGATGCCAGCTATGCCGACCTGCTGCGCAACAGCCAGGTGGTCTTCAGTGCGTTGCGCGAAGGCCGTGCCTTTGGCGTTGACGTGAGCCAGGGGCGTGGCACATGA
- a CDS encoding FUSC family protein: protein MNALTDRQAWLFSIKTYLAAVAALYIAMAGNLSRPYWAMGTVYIVSQPLLGPTRAKGVYRIVGTLVAGLATLLVLPALVETPLVLSAAMSIWLAGCLFMALLNRGPRGYAFLLAGYTTAFIGFPAVTSPETIFDTVVARSEEIILGTVVAVLFASLLFPASVRPMLRARIGNWMEDAAQWCRQILERGRAHAPRNRLAADLVQFEALIEFLRRDDPRHAGSAVSMERLRERMLLLLPVLSSIADRLSALRSDGQALPEGLPALVDDIHDWLDGPTNASEYARLRARISALKPQVDRDLQHLQLASLLLRLEELVDLWQDCRTLQHAIDHGTAPLDRAHYRIRTERVAADKHVDYGMALFSALSAGVALMSYCVLWIALGWEGGGNGAMMAAVTAAFFAAQDDPAPSMVSFLVWAMVASVVAGVYLFGVFPAVHDFGLLALVLAVAFLPLGLMLHHPKSALFALPLTVNLAALLSLQNTYSANIQTFLNSSIAMFIGIGFAVVMTRLFRSVGAEWTARRLVRQGWTTLAEAAEGRGQQDRQRFAARMLDLLGLLAPRLAATPEGSDIASVDMLNEARIGLNILQLRRARLELPERSREAVEHILEEIAVHYRRQIAARKPIVAAEALRERLDTSLGRVGSVAACKARDEALMGLIGLRFALFPEAKALAPGLAMSAAAQP, encoded by the coding sequence ATGAACGCGCTGACCGACCGCCAGGCCTGGCTGTTCTCGATCAAGACCTACCTGGCCGCGGTGGCCGCGCTGTACATCGCCATGGCCGGCAACCTGTCGCGCCCGTACTGGGCGATGGGCACGGTGTACATCGTCAGCCAGCCGCTGCTGGGCCCAACCCGGGCCAAGGGCGTGTACCGCATCGTTGGCACCCTCGTGGCCGGCCTGGCCACCCTGCTGGTGCTGCCGGCGCTGGTGGAAACGCCACTGGTGCTGAGCGCGGCGATGTCGATCTGGCTGGCCGGCTGCCTGTTCATGGCCCTGCTCAACCGCGGGCCGCGCGGCTACGCGTTCCTGCTGGCCGGCTACACCACCGCCTTCATCGGCTTCCCGGCAGTGACCTCGCCGGAAACCATCTTCGACACGGTGGTAGCACGCAGCGAGGAGATCATCCTCGGCACGGTGGTGGCAGTGCTGTTTGCTTCGCTGCTGTTCCCGGCCTCGGTACGCCCGATGCTGCGCGCCCGCATCGGCAACTGGATGGAGGACGCCGCGCAGTGGTGCCGGCAGATCCTTGAACGTGGCCGCGCGCATGCGCCGCGCAACCGCCTCGCCGCCGACCTGGTGCAGTTCGAGGCGCTGATCGAGTTCCTGCGCCGCGATGATCCGCGCCATGCCGGTTCGGCGGTGTCGATGGAGCGCCTGCGCGAGCGCATGCTGCTGCTGTTGCCGGTGCTGTCCTCGATCGCCGATCGCCTGAGTGCGCTGCGCAGCGACGGCCAGGCCCTGCCGGAAGGGCTGCCGGCACTGGTGGACGATATCCATGACTGGCTGGATGGCCCGACCAACGCCAGCGAGTACGCCCGCCTGCGCGCGCGCATCAGCGCACTGAAGCCGCAGGTGGACCGCGACCTGCAGCACCTGCAGCTGGCCAGCCTGCTGCTACGCCTGGAGGAACTGGTCGACCTGTGGCAGGACTGCCGCACCCTGCAGCACGCGATCGACCACGGCACCGCGCCGCTGGACCGCGCGCACTACCGCATCCGCACCGAGCGCGTCGCCGCCGACAAGCACGTCGACTACGGCATGGCGCTGTTCTCCGCGCTCAGTGCCGGCGTGGCGCTGATGAGCTACTGCGTGCTGTGGATCGCGCTGGGTTGGGAAGGCGGTGGCAACGGCGCGATGATGGCCGCAGTGACCGCCGCGTTCTTCGCCGCACAGGACGATCCGGCACCGAGCATGGTGTCGTTCCTGGTGTGGGCGATGGTCGCCTCGGTGGTGGCCGGCGTGTACCTGTTCGGCGTGTTCCCGGCGGTGCACGACTTCGGCCTGCTGGCACTGGTGCTGGCGGTGGCGTTCCTGCCCCTGGGGCTGATGCTGCACCACCCCAAGAGCGCGCTGTTCGCGCTGCCGCTGACGGTGAACCTGGCCGCACTGTTGAGCCTGCAGAACACCTACAGCGCCAACATCCAGACCTTCCTCAATTCGTCGATCGCGATGTTCATCGGCATTGGCTTTGCGGTGGTGATGACCCGCCTGTTCCGTTCGGTGGGTGCCGAGTGGACCGCGCGCCGGTTGGTGCGGCAGGGCTGGACCACACTGGCCGAAGCCGCCGAAGGCCGTGGCCAGCAGGACCGCCAGCGCTTCGCCGCACGCATGCTCGACCTGCTGGGCCTGCTCGCACCGCGCCTGGCGGCCACGCCGGAGGGCAGCGACATCGCCTCGGTGGACATGCTCAATGAGGCGCGCATCGGCCTGAACATCCTGCAGCTGCGCCGCGCACGGCTGGAACTGCCCGAGCGCAGCCGCGAGGCAGTCGAGCACATTCTTGAAGAGATCGCCGTGCACTACCGCCGGCAGATTGCCGCGCGCAAACCGATTGTGGCCGCCGAAGCGCTGCGCGAGCGGCTGGATACCTCGCTGGGCCGGGTGGGCAGCGTTGCGGCCTGCAAGGCCCGCGATGAAGCCCTGATGGGTCTGATCGGCCTGCGCTTCGCGCTGTTCCCGGAGGCGAAGGCATTGGCGCCGGGGTTGGCGATGAGCGCGGCCGCGCAGCCGTAG
- the recB gene encoding exodeoxyribonuclease V subunit beta, which produces MSTAIAEDGIESLSGDPYLALPLDGIRLIEASAGTGKTFTLATLFTRLVVEQGLRIGQILAVTFTDAATQELRKRIRERLALAARLVDLEPAEGEAPDTRLTREVLQRHLQGGTESAAALKRRLQVAADEIDLASIFTIHGFCTRVLREHALESGHTFDPPELLASDRELLEELAADLWRVHANDPATLEPLTWLWSTPDALAADLRALLGAPPLHPLPRPVALADPHPALQRAAEALSASVREHGEQFFIDLCDAVDNKWLNGVSYKLGWLHPLGRQLLGWAERGDPRELLVSERLPALLPEVLADKTNKKFADRTPSSPLQAPLARYVALLAERDAWLRGTALNFLHRLREEATQRLQALKRTRRVQTYDDLIDGVALALEGPQRLALVKQLRAQYRIALVDEFQDTDDRQWGIFHSVFGDSPEVRELGLVPALFLIGDPKQAIYGFRGGDIHTYLKAKQVAQQAPVLDQNFRSRPAVLRALQALYDNGGEDAFLERDIQFEPVRPGGVRSDADYLRDGDAVAGLTLRVLRSGGDKAMSADASREAATQACVAAIHQILVDARAGKAVLRGHPVRPGDIAVLVRSHREATLVQRALAAVGIPAVAAGKQSLFATPEARDLRALLLALLQPADEGRLRAVLATVLLGQRASAIAAMEREGDLQREFQAQLLHWRERWQRGGPFAVIADVCAAQGERLLALIDGERRLTNYLQLGELLQEASAQALGMHGLLDWLQGQMASADQDDEQQLLRLESDARRVQIITLHKSKGLEYPLVFLPFVGIDGGAPNTASHCTVHVGGQRQLHWKLDRDEAWEAASSQREREQRAEDARLLYVGLTRAEHALWLAVGDLAGLGRTRLAPLLGDLQALRVHADVHIDDSEAPATPPPLAAEVEGDLPAVRALTRRVPHDWWVYSFTQLAHADAGAGSDIEAAATELPAPAADEPAGPELPLEPALPEPAAAAEDSTPVDPRFMGSRFGNVLHEAMENVDFAAWGDWQPGLEAPEGQAEVLHKALHDEGYADVDLDDGVAVLVPLVGHTLTVPLPEGGALHSLGEGERRAEIDFHFAIEPTTVPALLQVLHAHGVSSARRGFGQRRRLEGLMTGMIDLTYVRDGRWYVLDYKSNRLPGYSPDLLAIAMRHSEYDLQALIYTVALHRWLRFRLGAAYDYERDMGGIRYLFCRGLDAAGNGVHVDRFPLALVDALDALFAGGEQAQAELAERARGASA; this is translated from the coding sequence ATGAGCACCGCCATCGCCGAGGACGGCATCGAATCTCTCAGCGGCGACCCCTATCTGGCCCTGCCGCTGGACGGCATCCGCCTGATCGAAGCCAGCGCCGGCACAGGCAAGACGTTCACGCTGGCCACGCTGTTCACCCGCCTGGTGGTGGAGCAGGGCCTGCGCATCGGCCAGATCCTGGCGGTGACCTTCACTGATGCCGCCACCCAGGAACTGCGCAAGCGCATCCGCGAGCGCCTGGCGCTGGCCGCGCGCCTGGTCGACCTGGAACCGGCCGAGGGCGAAGCGCCGGACACGAGGCTGACCCGTGAGGTGCTGCAGCGCCATCTGCAGGGGGGCACCGAGAGCGCTGCCGCACTGAAGCGCCGCCTGCAGGTGGCCGCCGACGAAATCGACCTGGCGTCCATCTTCACCATCCATGGCTTCTGCACCCGGGTGCTGCGCGAGCACGCGCTGGAAAGCGGCCACACCTTCGATCCGCCGGAGCTGCTGGCCAGCGACCGTGAGTTGCTGGAAGAGCTGGCCGCCGACCTGTGGCGCGTGCATGCCAATGACCCGGCTACGTTGGAGCCGCTGACCTGGCTGTGGTCCACTCCGGACGCGCTGGCCGCCGATCTGCGCGCGCTGCTGGGCGCGCCGCCGCTGCATCCGTTGCCACGGCCGGTGGCGCTGGCCGATCCACACCCGGCATTGCAGAGGGCAGCGGAAGCACTGTCGGCAAGCGTGCGCGAGCATGGCGAGCAGTTCTTCATCGACCTCTGCGATGCGGTCGACAACAAGTGGCTCAACGGTGTGTCCTACAAGTTGGGCTGGCTGCACCCGCTGGGCCGGCAGCTGCTGGGCTGGGCCGAGCGCGGCGACCCGCGCGAGCTGCTGGTCAGCGAGCGCCTGCCGGCACTGCTGCCGGAGGTGCTGGCTGACAAGACCAACAAGAAATTCGCCGATCGCACGCCGTCGTCGCCGCTGCAGGCGCCGTTGGCGCGCTATGTCGCGCTGCTGGCCGAACGCGATGCCTGGTTGCGCGGCACTGCGCTGAATTTCCTGCACCGCCTGCGCGAAGAAGCCACGCAGCGCCTGCAGGCGCTGAAGCGCACGCGCCGGGTCCAGACCTACGACGACCTGATCGATGGCGTGGCGCTGGCCCTGGAAGGTCCGCAGCGGCTGGCGCTGGTCAAGCAGTTGCGCGCGCAGTACCGCATTGCGCTGGTCGACGAGTTCCAGGACACCGATGATCGCCAGTGGGGCATCTTCCACAGCGTGTTCGGCGATTCGCCGGAGGTACGCGAGCTGGGCCTGGTGCCGGCGCTGTTCCTGATCGGCGACCCCAAGCAGGCGATCTACGGGTTCCGCGGCGGTGACATCCACACCTACCTGAAGGCCAAGCAGGTGGCCCAGCAGGCGCCGGTGCTGGACCAGAACTTCCGCTCGCGACCGGCCGTGCTGCGCGCGCTGCAGGCGCTGTACGACAACGGTGGCGAAGACGCCTTCCTCGAGCGTGACATCCAGTTCGAGCCGGTGCGTCCCGGTGGCGTGCGCAGCGATGCGGACTACCTGCGCGACGGCGATGCTGTGGCGGGCCTGACCCTGCGTGTACTGCGCAGTGGCGGTGACAAGGCGATGAGTGCCGATGCTTCGCGTGAGGCGGCGACCCAGGCCTGCGTGGCGGCGATCCACCAGATTCTGGTCGATGCCCGCGCCGGCAAGGCCGTGCTGCGTGGTCATCCGGTGCGGCCGGGTGACATCGCGGTGCTGGTGCGCTCGCATCGCGAGGCCACGCTGGTGCAACGGGCGCTGGCCGCGGTCGGCATTCCTGCCGTGGCAGCGGGCAAGCAGAGCCTGTTCGCCACCCCCGAAGCGCGTGATCTGCGTGCGTTGCTGTTGGCGTTGCTGCAGCCGGCCGACGAAGGCCGCCTGCGTGCGGTGCTGGCCACTGTGCTGCTTGGCCAGCGGGCCAGTGCGATTGCCGCGATGGAGCGCGAGGGCGACCTGCAACGCGAGTTCCAGGCACAGCTGCTGCACTGGCGTGAGCGCTGGCAGCGCGGCGGTCCGTTCGCGGTGATTGCCGATGTCTGTGCCGCCCAGGGTGAACGCCTGCTGGCGCTGATCGATGGCGAGCGCCGCCTGACCAACTACCTGCAGCTGGGCGAACTGTTGCAGGAAGCCTCGGCGCAGGCGCTGGGCATGCACGGCCTGCTGGACTGGCTGCAGGGCCAGATGGCCAGCGCCGACCAGGATGACGAGCAGCAGCTGCTGCGCCTGGAATCGGATGCGCGCCGCGTGCAGATCATCACCCTGCACAAGAGCAAGGGCCTGGAGTACCCGCTGGTGTTCCTGCCCTTCGTCGGTATCGACGGCGGTGCACCGAACACTGCATCGCACTGCACCGTGCACGTCGGCGGCCAGCGCCAGCTGCACTGGAAGCTGGACAGGGACGAGGCCTGGGAAGCGGCCAGCAGCCAGCGTGAGCGCGAGCAGCGCGCCGAGGATGCGCGCCTGCTATATGTGGGACTGACCCGTGCCGAGCATGCGCTGTGGCTCGCCGTGGGTGATCTGGCCGGCCTGGGCAGGACGCGGCTGGCACCGCTGCTGGGCGACCTGCAGGCACTGCGCGTGCACGCCGATGTGCATATCGACGACAGCGAGGCTCCGGCCACCCCGCCACCGTTGGCGGCCGAAGTGGAAGGTGACCTTCCGGCAGTGCGTGCCCTGACCCGGCGCGTGCCGCACGACTGGTGGGTGTACAGCTTCACCCAGTTGGCCCACGCCGATGCCGGTGCGGGCAGCGATATCGAAGCGGCGGCCACCGAGCTGCCGGCACCGGCCGCCGATGAACCCGCGGGCCCGGAACTGCCGCTGGAGCCCGCGCTGCCGGAACCCGCTGCGGCGGCCGAGGACAGCACACCGGTCGATCCGCGTTTCATGGGCAGTCGCTTCGGCAATGTGCTGCATGAGGCGATGGAGAACGTCGACTTCGCGGCCTGGGGTGACTGGCAACCGGGCCTGGAAGCTCCCGAGGGCCAGGCCGAGGTGCTGCACAAGGCGCTGCACGATGAGGGCTATGCCGACGTCGATCTGGACGATGGCGTGGCGGTGCTGGTGCCGCTGGTGGGCCACACGCTCACCGTGCCGCTGCCCGAAGGCGGTGCGCTGCACAGCCTGGGTGAAGGGGAGCGCCGCGCGGAAATCGACTTCCATTTCGCCATCGAACCGACCACGGTACCGGCGCTGCTGCAGGTGCTGCATGCGCACGGCGTTTCCAGCGCGCGCCGGGGCTTCGGCCAGCGCCGCCGCCTGGAAGGGCTGATGACCGGCATGATCGACCTGACCTACGTGCGCGACGGGCGCTGGTACGTGCTCGACTACAAATCCAACCGCCTGCCCGGCTACAGCCCGGACCTGCTGGCCATTGCCATGCGCCATAGCGAGTACGACCTGCAGGCGCTGATCTATACCGTGGCGCTGCATCGCTGGCTGCGCTTCCGCCTGGGCGCAGCCTACGACTACGAGCGCGACATGGGCGGCATCCGCTACCTGTTCTGCCGCGGCCTGGATGCTGCCGGCAACGGCGTGCATGTGGACCGCTTCCCGCTGGCGCTGGTGGATGCACTCGATGCGCTGTTCGCCGGTGGCGAACAGGCCCAGGCCGAGCTGGCCGAGCGTGCGCGCGGAGCCAGCGCATGA
- the recD gene encoding exodeoxyribonuclease V subunit alpha codes for MSLLKELHQKGQLRTLDHALATSLQRLRDDTPDSVALAAALASLAVSQGHAAFDPAQPQRLLEGVPEWPAAQDWLAQLRASPWVATPEQADAIAEDAPLVLENGLLYLRRYREYERQLAVGLQRIGRHPLPAPDMMALAPLFAQLFPQASGSEDHQARAAGVALRHPLALVTGGPGTGKTTTIARLLLLLAAQARHAGLPLPEVALAAPTGRAAERMAESLRVAVQRLQEQGLDPTLCAGLPSTGTTLHRLLGVIPDSPRFRHHADNPLPVDVVVVDEASMIDLPMMAKLVDAIASGTRLILLGDPDQLPSVEAGDVLSAILRASGDGIGTRADDAQALHGLLAPATLQPQAVPRAFAGRRVQLQRGYRQSDALDLAPLADAVREGDSAAALQLLRGGALAGVHFHEGEADPLRGQREHLLGHWRALADAADPVLALQQAGRLRVLTALREGPQGARGLNSRIEQLLAGNTPGYFQGRLLLVTENSYRHRLFNGDIGICLRDGSGAMVAWFPGDTVEQPRAFHPAALPAHESAFAMTVHKAQGSEFDEVWLQLPRQDSRVLSRELVYTGLTRARQVLHVAGGADVLQAALKRHASRLGGLAWRLGVETVAEQPMRIEQPTVQGQLF; via the coding sequence ATGAGCCTGTTGAAGGAACTGCACCAGAAGGGCCAGCTGCGTACCCTCGATCACGCGTTGGCGACCAGCCTGCAGCGGCTGCGCGACGACACCCCGGACAGCGTGGCGCTGGCGGCCGCGTTGGCCTCGCTGGCGGTGTCGCAGGGCCACGCCGCGTTCGATCCGGCACAACCGCAGCGGTTGCTGGAAGGCGTGCCTGAGTGGCCTGCCGCGCAGGACTGGTTGGCACAGCTGCGTGCATCGCCGTGGGTAGCGACACCGGAGCAAGCCGACGCCATTGCCGAGGATGCGCCGCTGGTGCTGGAGAACGGCCTGCTCTACCTGCGCCGCTACCGCGAGTACGAGCGTCAGTTGGCCGTTGGGCTGCAGCGCATCGGTCGGCATCCGCTGCCGGCACCGGACATGATGGCGTTGGCGCCGTTGTTCGCGCAGCTGTTCCCGCAGGCATCGGGCAGTGAAGATCATCAGGCACGCGCGGCCGGCGTGGCCCTGCGCCATCCGCTGGCGCTGGTCACCGGCGGCCCCGGCACCGGCAAGACCACCACCATCGCGCGCCTGTTGCTGCTGCTGGCCGCGCAGGCCCGGCATGCCGGCCTGCCGCTGCCCGAGGTGGCGTTGGCCGCGCCTACCGGTCGCGCCGCCGAGCGCATGGCCGAGAGCCTGCGGGTGGCTGTGCAACGGCTGCAGGAACAAGGCCTGGATCCGACGCTGTGCGCGGGGTTGCCCAGTACCGGCACCACCCTGCATCGCCTGCTCGGGGTGATTCCCGATTCACCGCGCTTCCGCCACCACGCCGACAATCCGTTGCCGGTGGATGTTGTGGTGGTCGACGAAGCCTCGATGATCGATCTGCCGATGATGGCCAAGCTGGTCGATGCGATTGCCAGCGGCACCCGGTTGATCCTGCTTGGCGATCCCGATCAGTTGCCATCGGTCGAGGCCGGCGACGTGCTCAGCGCGATCCTGCGCGCCAGCGGTGATGGCATCGGTACCCGCGCCGACGACGCGCAGGCGTTGCATGGCCTGCTGGCGCCGGCCACCTTGCAGCCGCAGGCCGTGCCACGCGCCTTCGCCGGGCGCCGCGTGCAGCTGCAGCGCGGTTATCGGCAGAGCGATGCGCTGGACCTGGCACCGCTGGCCGATGCCGTGCGCGAGGGCGACAGCGCCGCCGCATTGCAGCTGCTGCGCGGCGGTGCATTGGCTGGCGTGCATTTCCACGAAGGTGAGGCCGATCCATTGCGTGGCCAGCGCGAGCATCTGCTCGGCCATTGGCGCGCGTTGGCCGACGCGGCCGATCCAGTGCTCGCCCTGCAGCAGGCTGGGCGCCTGCGCGTGCTGACCGCGTTGCGCGAAGGCCCGCAGGGTGCACGCGGCCTCAACAGCCGCATCGAACAGCTGCTGGCCGGCAACACCCCGGGCTACTTCCAGGGCCGCCTGCTGCTGGTCACCGAGAACAGCTACCGGCACCGCCTGTTCAACGGCGATATCGGCATCTGCCTGCGCGATGGCAGTGGCGCGATGGTGGCCTGGTTCCCCGGCGACACCGTTGAACAACCACGTGCTTTCCACCCGGCGGCACTGCCCGCTCACGAAAGCGCCTTCGCGATGACCGTGCACAAGGCACAGGGCTCGGAGTTCGATGAAGTGTGGTTGCAGCTGCCACGCCAGGACAGCCGTGTGCTGTCACGCGAACTGGTCTATACCGGCCTGACCCGCGCCCGCCAGGTGCTGCATGTGGCGGGCGGCGCTGACGTGCTGCAGGCGGCGTTGAAGCGCCACGCCAGCCGGCTGGGTGGCCTGGCCTGGCGGCTGGGTGTGGAAACGGTCGCCGAACAACCGATGCGCATCGAACAGCCCACGGTGCAGGGCCAGTTGTTCTGA